TTGAAGGCGATCACTTTATCACCCTGAACATGATCCAGGATCTCAGCTTTAACGATAGACTTCACAGACGCACCTACCAAAAGGCCGTTCTCTCCGTCAACCATCAATACATCAGAAAACTCTACTTTATCGCCGGCGTTTCCAGATATCTGGGGAACGTACAAAGTTTGGTCCTTCTGAACCTTGAATTGCTGACCGGCTATTTTTACGACTGCGAGCATAATTTTTCCAAAATTAGGAGTGCAAAGGTAGGGTTTTATTCCTAACCTCCAAACAATTAATTATAATTTGTTTGGCAAAGATATGCGTTCCACTCCGACCCTGAAAAGATATATTTGCACACGGAACGCATCATTACTATGAAATTCAAATCTTTCCTGGCAAAACCCTTTGCCGCATATATATATAAGCAGGTTCGTAAAGGCATGCAAACCGCACTGGCAGATCAGGATCAGATCCTGAAAAACCTGCTGAAAACCGGTGGGCAAACCGTGTTCGGAAACGACCATAAGTTATTGGACGTCAAAGATTACCAGGCTTTCAAACAGGCCGTTCCCGTCAGGGATTATGAACAATTGAAAGGCTATATTCAGCAGGTAAAGGAGGGGAAACACAACATCCTCTGGAAAGGGCAGCCCATCTATTTCGCCAAAACCTCCGGTACCACCAGCGGTACCAAATATATTCCCATCTCCAAAGATTCCATTTCCAATCATATCAACTCAGCCCGGAACGCCTTACTCTGTTACATGGCGGAAACCGGCAACCACGCTTTCGCGGATGGGAAAATGATCTTTTTATCAGGTTCTCCCGTACTAGACAGGGTGGGGGGCGTGCCCACCGGCAGACTGAGCGGCATCGTGAACCATCATATCCCCGCATACCTCCGCAAGAACCAGCTCCCGTCGTATGAAACAAACTGTATCGAAGACTGGGAAACAAAACTGGACCGCATCGTGGGAGAAACGCTGAAGCAGAACATGACCCTGATCAGTGGTATTCCACCCTGGATGCAGATGTATTTCGACCGGATCCAGGCGAAAACGGGCAAACACATTAAAGATGTATTCCCCAACTTCTCCGTGCTGGTACACGGCGGCGTGAACTTCGAACCCTATAAAGCAAAGTTGTTCGACAGCATCGGGAAGAAGCTTGCTTCCATTGAAACATTCCCGGCTTCCGAAGGATTCTTCGCTTTTCAGGACAGCCAGGAAGCGGAAGGCCTGTTGCTCAATACGAACAGCGGGATATTTTTCGAATTCGTTCCGGCCGCGGAAATATTCAGCGAAAATCCAACGCGCCTCTCCTTGCATGAAGTCAAACTGGGAGAGAACTACGCACTGATTGTAAACAGCAACGCAGGATTGTGGGGCTATAACATCGGCGATACCGTGAAATTCGTTTCCCTCAATCCTTACCGCATCGTGGTAACCGGAAGAATCAAGCATTTTATTTCGGCCTTCGGCGAACATGTTATCGGCGAAGAAGTGGAATACAGTCTGATGAAGGCAGCTGAAGAAACCGGCACGCGCATTACTGAATTTACCGTGGCGCCATTCATCAGCCAGGTCGATGGCCAATCTTACCACGAATGGTTCATCGAATTCGAAGAAGTGCCGGCAAACCTGGAGGCTTTCTCCGAAATGGTGAACACCAACCTCCGCAAGAAGAATATCTATTACGATGACCTCATCACCGGCAATATACTCGCGCCGCTGAAACTGACGCCCATCCGCAGAAATGGCTTTATCGACTACATGAAACAACTCGGAAAACTCGGCGGACAGAACAAAGTACCCA
Above is a genomic segment from Parasegetibacter sp. NRK P23 containing:
- a CDS encoding GH3 auxin-responsive promoter family protein, with the translated sequence MKFKSFLAKPFAAYIYKQVRKGMQTALADQDQILKNLLKTGGQTVFGNDHKLLDVKDYQAFKQAVPVRDYEQLKGYIQQVKEGKHNILWKGQPIYFAKTSGTTSGTKYIPISKDSISNHINSARNALLCYMAETGNHAFADGKMIFLSGSPVLDRVGGVPTGRLSGIVNHHIPAYLRKNQLPSYETNCIEDWETKLDRIVGETLKQNMTLISGIPPWMQMYFDRIQAKTGKHIKDVFPNFSVLVHGGVNFEPYKAKLFDSIGKKLASIETFPASEGFFAFQDSQEAEGLLLNTNSGIFFEFVPAAEIFSENPTRLSLHEVKLGENYALIVNSNAGLWGYNIGDTVKFVSLNPYRIVVTGRIKHFISAFGEHVIGEEVEYSLMKAAEETGTRITEFTVAPFISQVDGQSYHEWFIEFEEVPANLEAFSEMVNTNLRKKNIYYDDLITGNILAPLKLTPIRRNGFIDYMKQLGKLGGQNKVPRLSNDRKIADELLKFRV
- the rplU gene encoding 50S ribosomal protein L21, which encodes MLAVVKIAGQQFKVQKDQTLYVPQISGNAGDKVEFSDVLMVDGENGLLVGASVKSIVKAEILDHVQGDKVIAFKMKRRKGFRKKTGHRTHFTKIKINEIA